A genomic segment from Leptolyngbyaceae cyanobacterium encodes:
- a CDS encoding AAA family ATPase, with translation MNAILPGYQVIEAIHSGARTAIYRCQRESDLSNAIVKTLVAEYPTLEEITRLRHEYKILQPLNVEGVVKAYGLENYHNGLALILEDLGAQSLKNWIDSQQISILSFLSIAIQLTSALGQLHKNCIIHKDIKPQNIIINKSTEQVKIIDFSIASQLERENSALSHPDLLEGTLAYMSPEQTGRMNRAVDYRTDFYSLGITFYEMLTGELPFNGTEPLELVHSHIAKNPVPPHQLNSEIPEAISSIVMKLLAKTAEDRYQSAEGLKFDLETCLMKLQTTGDISQFIPGSADKAGQLLIPQRLYGREAEVAMLLETFDRIACPQDDRISAGTAELMLVSGYSGIGKTVLVNEVHKPIVRQRGYFIAGKFDQFKRNIPYASLIQAFQSLIQQLLTESSEQIDIWQEKLLSALAVNGQIIIDVIPEVELIIGKQPPVPELGATESQNRFSRVFKQFISVFTTKEHPLVVFLDDLQWADSASLKLIELVITDSDSQYLLLIGAYRDNEVFPAHPTIQTIEKIQQAGATVNNIVLGPLKLLHVEQLIADTLGETENLTPQENGSPARGGERSKPLAELLFNKTQGNPFFLTQLLKTLYQENLLTYDLYSGAWQWSLAQIQSIGITDLNVVELMARNIRKLSENSQKVLKLAACIGNSFNLEVLSVVNEASSLATAAQLWSALQAGLILPQGNEYKIPLVFDRDESGGIALTDVKVDYKFLHDRVQQAAYSLIPDEQKKETHLKIGQLLLQNTTPEDQKENIFALVNQLNYGTDLLTTEEEKFKLAKLNLIAGQKAKAATAYESAAKYLNVGLGLLAADSWESQYDLTFSLYLAAVEAEFISTNFERSQQLSAIVLKEAKTLLEKIKVYELKILFYMAQNRPQSAIDTGIEVLEMLGVFLEQEPPQDLIIEDLADLPPMTDPDKLAAMQILSSIVIAAYIGNGAMMPSILFSMIQLSVKYGNSPESAYGYIWYGGLLCGPLRDIEAGYRFGKLAVVLLEKFEAYSLNCKIQLIFNAVVRTWKDRIRESLEPLIYALHSGLEVGDLECACHCVLNYSYLIFFSGEELEKIERDHAKYVAITIKVKQEYDTFGIKIYQQLVNNLLGQAADKYRLIGESFNEEEMVPAFREANSGTLLFFYYTAKTILLYLFRDYEGAVANAKLVSEYASYGVGLIQNVLSNFHGSLALLALYPQARSSQQEEYLREVAANQEIMKSWAYHAPGNFQHKYDLVEAVKYGVLGRQQEAMDYYERAIAGAKEQGYLQDEALANELAAEFQLSLGREKIAKTYMTDAYYSYIRWGAKAKVEDLEERYPQLIARSPLALRSSQSPVAETPLGFERSATIVSLTTTSSQAQVLDLATVMKASQAISGEIVLANLLDKLMKIAIENAGAQTGTLILSKDGQLLIEAAGNKDEVKVLQSLPVSTGGKLPISVINYVVRTQKDAILNDASREEIFSKDHYIAQQKPKSVLCTPILYQGKLTAILYLENNLVAGAFTAKRVEVLRMLSAQAAIALENARLYANLESANQQLEEYSYTLEVKVEERTQELKEKNSRLEIEIEERQRAEQKAQTASRAKSQFLANMSHELRTPLNGILGYAQIFKRDKSLTVEQSIGIKIIHQCGEHLLTLINDILDLSKIEAGKTELYPTEFHFSDFLQGIAEICRIRAEQKGIALMYEPITQIPVCIRADEKRLRQILINLIGNAIKFTETGGVRFKVEVLENQVNADLLPILKIRFQVEDTGIGIAPEQLSKIFLPFEQVGDRVRQTEGTGLGLAISRQLVEMMGGELKVKSTLDKGSVFWFELELVEVKGWTEKLNKPEKIIRGFVGQKQKIMVVDDRWENRSVLVNLLTPIGFNIIEATDGKDCLNKVIEFKPDCILIDLVMPVMDGFEATRRIRKMTLVKDAIVIGTSASVLPSEQQGGLEAGCDDFISKPIRSEELLECLKRHLNLEWIYDGAEVYKVDSGEQNYDEKLAKLELIAPPNAEIAIFFDLAMSGDLGGIQEEANKLKRLSPKYLAFANHISELASNFEEEKILEFVQQYRGK, from the coding sequence ATGAATGCCATTTTACCGGGATATCAAGTCATCGAAGCGATTCACAGCGGAGCCAGAACTGCCATCTATCGTTGCCAGCGCGAATCAGATCTCTCTAACGCGATCGTCAAGACTTTAGTTGCGGAGTATCCCACTCTGGAAGAGATCACCCGATTGCGGCACGAATATAAAATCCTCCAACCTCTGAATGTAGAAGGAGTGGTCAAAGCTTATGGCTTAGAAAACTATCACAACGGTTTAGCGCTGATTTTAGAAGATTTAGGCGCACAATCCCTGAAAAATTGGATCGATTCTCAGCAAATATCTATTTTATCGTTTTTGTCGATCGCGATTCAGCTAACCTCTGCACTGGGACAGCTTCATAAAAATTGCATTATTCATAAAGATATTAAACCGCAAAACATCATTATAAATAAGTCAACCGAACAAGTAAAAATTATTGACTTCAGTATTGCTTCCCAGTTAGAGCGAGAAAACTCCGCACTCAGTCATCCAGACTTACTCGAAGGCACCCTCGCCTATATGTCGCCAGAGCAAACTGGCAGAATGAATCGAGCGGTGGACTACCGCACTGACTTTTATTCTTTGGGCATTACGTTTTATGAAATGCTGACAGGAGAATTGCCTTTTAATGGTACAGAGCCGCTGGAATTAGTACACAGCCATATTGCCAAAAATCCGGTTCCTCCTCATCAATTAAATTCGGAAATACCGGAGGCAATTTCATCGATCGTAATGAAATTATTAGCGAAAACAGCGGAAGACCGCTATCAAAGTGCGGAAGGTCTAAAGTTCGATCTGGAAACTTGTTTGATGAAACTGCAAACTACGGGAGATATTTCTCAATTTATTCCCGGTAGTGCCGATAAAGCAGGACAATTATTAATTCCCCAAAGATTGTACGGGAGAGAGGCAGAAGTTGCGATGCTGCTGGAAACGTTCGATCGCATAGCCTGTCCGCAGGACGATCGCATTTCTGCTGGCACTGCGGAATTAATGCTAGTTTCCGGTTATTCTGGCATTGGTAAAACGGTTTTAGTTAATGAAGTACACAAACCGATCGTTCGACAACGCGGATATTTTATTGCCGGGAAATTCGACCAATTCAAGCGGAATATTCCCTACGCTTCCCTGATTCAAGCTTTCCAGTCATTAATTCAGCAATTACTCACGGAAAGCTCCGAACAAATCGACATTTGGCAAGAAAAACTATTATCGGCTTTAGCAGTTAACGGGCAAATCATCATCGATGTGATTCCCGAAGTCGAATTAATTATCGGCAAACAACCACCAGTACCGGAACTGGGAGCAACTGAATCGCAAAACCGTTTCAGTCGAGTATTCAAACAATTTATCAGCGTATTTACCACTAAAGAACACCCGCTAGTTGTCTTTTTAGATGACTTGCAATGGGCAGATTCGGCATCGCTGAAATTGATCGAATTAGTAATAACCGATAGCGACAGCCAATATTTATTGCTGATTGGCGCGTATCGAGATAATGAAGTTTTTCCGGCACATCCGACAATTCAAACCATTGAAAAAATCCAACAAGCGGGTGCGACGGTCAATAACATCGTACTAGGGCCCTTAAAACTCCTTCACGTCGAACAATTAATCGCCGATACTCTGGGGGAAACAGAAAACCTAACTCCCCAGGAGAATGGCTCCCCTGCGAGGGGAGGGGAGAGGTCAAAACCTTTGGCTGAGTTACTTTTCAACAAAACTCAAGGGAATCCTTTCTTCTTGACCCAACTCCTGAAGACCCTTTACCAAGAAAACTTGCTAACTTACGATTTATATTCGGGTGCTTGGCAGTGGTCTTTAGCGCAAATTCAATCGATCGGCATTACAGATTTAAATGTCGTCGAACTGATGGCGAGAAATATTCGCAAATTGTCAGAAAATAGCCAGAAAGTATTAAAACTAGCAGCTTGTATTGGCAACAGTTTTAACTTAGAAGTATTGAGCGTTGTCAACGAAGCATCTTCCTTAGCCACTGCTGCCCAGTTGTGGTCGGCACTCCAGGCAGGTTTGATTTTGCCGCAGGGGAATGAATACAAAATTCCGCTGGTATTCGATCGGGATGAATCAGGTGGTATTGCATTAACGGATGTTAAAGTTGACTACAAGTTTTTGCACGACCGAGTGCAGCAAGCTGCCTATTCTTTGATTCCCGACGAGCAAAAAAAAGAAACTCACCTGAAAATCGGTCAATTGCTGCTGCAAAATACAACGCCGGAAGACCAAAAAGAAAATATCTTTGCTTTAGTCAATCAACTGAATTACGGCACGGATTTACTGACAACAGAAGAAGAAAAATTCAAACTAGCCAAACTCAATTTGATCGCCGGACAAAAAGCGAAAGCCGCCACAGCTTATGAGTCGGCTGCCAAATATTTGAATGTGGGTTTGGGGTTGCTAGCTGCCGATAGCTGGGAGAGCCAGTACGATCTGACTTTCAGCCTTTATTTGGCAGCCGTAGAAGCCGAATTCATCAGCACCAACTTCGAGCGATCGCAACAATTATCTGCGATCGTTCTGAAAGAAGCCAAAACCCTCCTCGAAAAAATCAAAGTTTACGAACTGAAAATTCTGTTTTATATGGCTCAAAATCGACCACAATCAGCCATAGATACCGGAATTGAGGTTCTGGAAATGTTGGGCGTTTTCCTGGAACAAGAACCACCCCAAGACCTCATTATTGAGGATTTAGCCGATTTGCCGCCCATGACCGATCCCGATAAACTGGCGGCCATGCAAATATTATCGAGTATCGTCATCGCAGCTTATATTGGCAATGGCGCAATGATGCCGTCGATTTTATTCTCAATGATCCAGTTATCTGTCAAGTATGGGAATTCACCCGAATCTGCTTACGGCTATATTTGGTATGGGGGACTCCTATGCGGGCCTTTGAGAGATATAGAGGCTGGATATCGATTTGGCAAACTGGCCGTCGTTCTGTTAGAAAAATTTGAGGCATACTCGCTTAACTGCAAGATCCAGTTAATATTTAATGCGGTTGTCAGAACCTGGAAAGATCGCATTCGAGAGAGCCTAGAGCCTTTGATTTATGCGCTGCACAGTGGCTTGGAAGTAGGAGATCTAGAATGTGCTTGTCATTGCGTTCTTAATTATTCCTATCTAATCTTTTTCAGTGGAGAAGAGCTGGAAAAAATTGAACGAGACCACGCGAAATACGTTGCTATAACGATTAAAGTTAAGCAAGAATACGATACTTTCGGCATCAAAATTTATCAGCAATTGGTGAATAATTTGCTCGGTCAAGCCGCCGATAAGTATCGATTGATTGGTGAAAGTTTTAATGAAGAAGAAATGGTGCCCGCCTTCCGGGAGGCTAACAGTGGGACTTTGCTCTTCTTTTACTATACGGCTAAAACAATTCTTCTTTATTTATTTAGAGACTACGAAGGAGCAGTTGCTAACGCCAAGTTGGTATCGGAATATGCCAGCTATGGCGTTGGATTGATTCAAAATGTCCTCTCCAACTTCCACGGTTCTCTGGCTCTTCTAGCCCTCTATCCCCAAGCACGATCGAGTCAGCAAGAAGAATACTTGAGGGAAGTGGCAGCCAATCAAGAAATCATGAAAAGCTGGGCCTACCATGCTCCGGGGAACTTCCAGCACAAGTACGATTTGGTAGAAGCTGTCAAGTATGGGGTTTTAGGGCGTCAGCAGGAAGCAATGGATTACTACGAAAGAGCGATCGCTGGAGCCAAGGAACAGGGATATCTCCAGGATGAAGCTTTAGCAAACGAACTGGCGGCAGAGTTTCAACTATCTCTGGGCAGAGAAAAGATTGCCAAGACTTACATGACGGATGCTTACTACAGCTATATCCGTTGGGGTGCGAAAGCGAAAGTGGAAGATTTGGAGGAACGATATCCTCAGTTAATTGCGCGATCGCCTTTGGCGCTGCGCTCCTCGCAATCGCCCGTTGCAGAAACACCTCTCGGCTTCGAGCGTTCTGCAACAATAGTCTCTTTAACTACCACGAGTAGTCAGGCGCAAGTTCTGGATTTGGCAACGGTGATGAAAGCGTCCCAAGCTATATCCGGCGAAATCGTTTTGGCTAACTTGCTCGACAAGTTGATGAAAATTGCGATCGAAAACGCAGGCGCTCAAACCGGTACGCTGATTTTATCAAAAGACGGTCAACTTTTGATAGAAGCAGCCGGCAATAAAGATGAGGTCAAAGTGCTGCAATCTTTGCCAGTGTCAACAGGTGGCAAATTACCCATTTCGGTAATTAATTACGTGGTTAGAACTCAAAAAGATGCCATATTAAATGACGCCAGCCGCGAGGAGATATTTAGCAAAGACCATTACATCGCGCAACAAAAACCGAAGTCAGTGCTGTGTACGCCTATTTTGTATCAAGGCAAACTGACAGCGATCCTTTACCTGGAAAATAATTTAGTGGCTGGTGCGTTTACTGCCAAGCGAGTAGAAGTGTTGCGGATGTTATCGGCGCAAGCTGCGATCGCATTAGAAAACGCCCGGTTGTATGCCAATTTAGAATCAGCCAATCAGCAATTAGAAGAATACAGCTATACCCTAGAAGTCAAAGTAGAAGAAAGAACGCAGGAATTAAAAGAAAAAAATTCCCGTCTGGAAATAGAGATCGAAGAACGTCAGCGAGCCGAACAAAAAGCACAAACAGCAAGCCGTGCGAAAAGTCAGTTTCTCGCCAACATGAGTCACGAATTGAGAACCCCGCTCAATGGCATTTTAGGTTACGCTCAAATTTTCAAACGAGACAAAAGTTTGACTGTAGAGCAAAGTATCGGGATTAAAATTATTCACCAATGCGGCGAACACTTATTAACTTTAATTAACGACATTTTAGATTTATCTAAAATTGAAGCAGGCAAAACAGAACTCTATCCTACAGAATTTCATTTTTCCGATTTTCTGCAAGGGATTGCCGAAATTTGTCGCATTCGAGCAGAACAAAAGGGAATTGCCCTAATGTACGAACCGATCACTCAAATTCCCGTTTGCATTCGTGCCGACGAAAAAAGATTGCGGCAAATTCTCATCAACTTAATCGGCAATGCCATCAAATTTACTGAAACGGGAGGCGTTCGTTTCAAAGTAGAAGTATTGGAAAATCAGGTAAACGCAGATCTATTGCCCATTCTCAAAATCCGTTTCCAAGTCGAAGATACGGGGATCGGGATTGCACCAGAACAACTATCCAAGATATTTTTACCCTTCGAGCAGGTAGGCGATCGCGTTCGCCAGACAGAAGGAACGGGATTGGGACTGGCAATTAGCCGTCAATTAGTGGAAATGATGGGCGGCGAATTGAAAGTAAAAAGCACTTTAGATAAAGGAAGTGTTTTTTGGTTTGAACTAGAATTAGTGGAAGTTAAAGGATGGACAGAAAAACTCAATAAACCCGAAAAAATTATCAGGGGTTTTGTAGGGCAAAAACAAAAAATTATGGTCGTGGACGATCGATGGGAAAACCGCTCGGTTTTGGTAAATTTACTAACTCCCATCGGGTTTAATATTATTGAAGCAACTGATGGAAAAGATTGTTTGAATAAAGTTATAGAATTTAAACCGGATTGTATTTTAATCGATCTGGTAATGCCGGTGATGGATGGGTTTGAAGCGACGCGAAGAATTCGGAAAATGACATTGGTGAAAGATGCGATCGTGATCGGGACTTCGGCAAGCGTTTTGCCATCAGAACAACAAGGAGGTTTGGAAGCTGGGTGTGATGATTTTATTTCCAAACCCATTCGCTCGGAAGAACTTTTAGAATGTTTGAAGCGGCACTTAAATTTGGAGTGGATTTATGATGGTGCGGAAGTTTATAAAGTTGATTCAGGGGAGCAAAATTATGATGAAAAACTGGCAAAACTAGAATTAATTGCCCCTCCCAATGCAGAAATAGCGATATTTTTCGATTTGGCGATGAGCGGTGATTTGGGAGGTATTCAAGAAGAAGCAAATAAACTAAAAAGATTGTCGCCTAAATACCTAGCCTTTGCCAACCATATAAGTGAATTAGCTAGTAATTTTGAAGAAGAAAAAATTTTGGAATTCGTACAACAATATCGGGGTAAATAA
- a CDS encoding ABC transporter ATP-binding protein yields the protein MKTRSSYWQLLPYIRPEWKTIAQALTCTLAFTVFWPILAWLAGRIAGYIGQGNVDAIAKLAGVGAIVFLIRGTVQYSQDALMAKAALKIALDLRKRVYAHLQRLDLTYFETAKTGDLSYRLTEDIDRIGEVINKLFHQFVPCVLQLIVVLGYMVYLNWQLTLATFILAPLMAVLIGWFGEQLLKFSRRSQNRISNLSALLTEVFSGIRLVQAFAAEEYQVKQFTQEAEHNRQAKYLAERVKALQFVVVGFLEAMCVLLLFFLGGWQISQNNLTGAEFVSYVAAVALLIDPISLLTSNYNEFKQGQASCDRIFELLEIQPSVLEKSDALTLPTVTGKVEYRDVSFAYDPAKPVLENMNLLVAPGEMIALVGPSGAGKTTLVNLLPRFYEPQFGQILIDGIDIKNVTLQSLRRQIGIVPQETILFSGSIAQNIAFGQTEFDLAAVEAAAKIANAHQFITQLTQGYQTWVGERGVNLSGGQRQRIAIARAVLLNPRILILDEATSALDSESEALVQEALERIMKNRTVFIIAHRLATVRRADRILVLEQGKIVESGTHQELLEAGLRYARFYAQQFS from the coding sequence TTGAAAACTCGTTCTAGTTATTGGCAACTTCTTCCCTATATCCGTCCGGAGTGGAAAACGATCGCGCAAGCATTAACCTGCACTCTGGCATTTACGGTATTTTGGCCGATTTTGGCATGGTTGGCGGGTCGAATTGCCGGGTATATCGGACAGGGAAACGTGGATGCGATCGCAAAACTGGCTGGCGTCGGCGCGATCGTTTTTCTGATCCGGGGAACGGTGCAATACTCCCAAGATGCGCTGATGGCAAAAGCTGCCTTAAAAATTGCCCTCGATCTCCGCAAACGAGTTTACGCACACTTGCAGCGGTTGGATCTCACTTATTTTGAAACTGCCAAAACCGGAGATTTATCTTATCGCCTCACCGAAGATATCGACAGAATTGGCGAAGTGATTAACAAGTTATTTCACCAATTCGTTCCCTGCGTTTTGCAATTAATTGTTGTATTGGGATACATGGTTTATCTCAACTGGCAGTTAACCTTAGCAACCTTTATTTTAGCTCCTTTAATGGCAGTATTAATCGGTTGGTTTGGCGAACAATTACTCAAATTTTCCCGCCGCAGCCAAAACCGCATCTCTAATTTATCAGCTTTATTAACAGAAGTATTCAGCGGTATTCGCTTAGTGCAAGCTTTCGCTGCCGAAGAATATCAAGTAAAACAATTTACGCAAGAAGCCGAACACAATCGACAAGCCAAATATTTAGCAGAACGGGTAAAAGCACTTCAGTTTGTCGTAGTTGGTTTCTTAGAAGCAATGTGCGTGCTGCTATTGTTTTTCTTGGGAGGATGGCAAATTTCTCAAAATAATTTAACTGGGGCGGAATTCGTTAGTTACGTAGCCGCAGTTGCTTTGTTAATCGACCCGATTTCATTATTAACTAGCAATTACAATGAATTTAAACAAGGTCAAGCTTCTTGCGATCGCATTTTTGAATTATTAGAAATTCAGCCATCAGTACTGGAAAAATCTGATGCACTAACACTGCCTACAGTAACGGGGAAAGTAGAATATCGCGATGTTTCCTTTGCTTACGATCCTGCTAAACCTGTATTGGAAAATATGAATTTATTAGTTGCACCGGGAGAAATGATCGCTTTGGTGGGGCCATCCGGTGCGGGGAAAACTACTTTAGTGAATTTGTTACCCCGATTTTATGAACCCCAATTCGGACAAATTTTAATTGATGGAATTGATATTAAAAACGTTACTTTACAAAGTTTGCGGCGACAAATAGGTATCGTTCCGCAAGAAACTATTTTATTTTCTGGCAGTATTGCTCAAAATATCGCTTTCGGTCAAACTGAATTCGATCTGGCAGCCGTAGAAGCAGCAGCGAAAATTGCCAACGCACATCAATTTATTACTCAGTTGACACAAGGCTATCAAACTTGGGTGGGGGAAAGGGGCGTTAATTTGTCGGGAGGACAAAGACAGCGAATTGCGATCGCGCGTGCTGTATTACTAAATCCTCGCATCCTCATTCTCGATGAAGCTACCTCTGCCTTAGATTCCGAATCAGAAGCATTAGTGCAAGAAGCGCTAGAACGGATCATGAAAAATCGCACCGTGTTTATCATCGCGCACCGATTAGCTACCGTGCGTCGGGCCGATCGAATTTTAGTATTAGAACAAGGAAAAATTGTCGAATCGGGTACTCATCAGGAATTGTTAGAAGCAGGGTTGCGTTATGCGCGTTTTTATGCTCAACAGTTTAGTTAG
- a CDS encoding cytochrome c: protein MDKQLIKIENLIGQLTLLALALVLAVLLVMVAFHQWQMSDPYVKKVLSISGDPIRGHAIFQMNCAGCHGLQADGRVGPSLQGVSKRKSSIGLIHQVVSGDTPPMPQFQPKPQEMADLLSYLEKI, encoded by the coding sequence GTGGATAAGCAGCTGATTAAAATAGAAAACTTGATTGGGCAGCTAACCTTGTTGGCTTTAGCATTGGTGCTGGCCGTTCTTTTAGTGATGGTGGCCTTTCACCAGTGGCAAATGTCCGATCCCTACGTGAAAAAGGTTCTGTCCATCTCTGGCGATCCGATTCGGGGTCATGCGATTTTTCAAATGAACTGTGCTGGGTGTCACGGGTTGCAAGCAGATGGTCGAGTTGGGCCTAGTTTGCAAGGTGTGTCGAAGCGTAAATCTTCGATCGGTCTAATTCACCAAGTAGTTAGCGGAGATACGCCGCCGATGCCGCAGTTTCAACCTAAGCCTCAAGAAATGGCCGATTTGTTGAGTTATTTGGAGAAAATTTAA